A region from the Lysobacter antibioticus genome encodes:
- the sugE gene encoding quaternary ammonium compound efflux SMR transporter SugE yields MPWILLFFAGLFEVGWAIGLKYTEGFTRLWPSVGTIAAMAISLGLLGVAMKSLPVGTAYAVWVGVGAVGTVILGIVLFNEPLNTLRVASVLLIVAGLVGLKLA; encoded by the coding sequence ATGCCTTGGATTCTGCTTTTCTTCGCCGGCCTGTTCGAAGTGGGTTGGGCGATCGGCCTGAAATACACCGAAGGCTTCACCCGTTTGTGGCCATCGGTCGGCACGATCGCCGCGATGGCGATCAGTCTCGGCCTGCTGGGCGTGGCGATGAAGTCGCTGCCGGTCGGCACCGCCTATGCGGTCTGGGTCGGCGTCGGCGCGGTCGGCACGGTCATTCTCGGCATCGTGCTGTTCAACGAACCGCTCAATACGCTGCGCGTAGCCAGCGTGCTGTTGATCGTCGCCGGCCTGGTCGGCTTGAAGCTGGCCTGA
- the rlmB gene encoding 23S rRNA (guanosine(2251)-2'-O)-methyltransferase RlmB, which translates to MSQKQWIAGINAVSASIEHDAQNVREVLIEAGAKNPRLTEIETAARRADIDVRRVATQALDGVVGNLRHQGVVARYAAAKTWNENELEGLIQAAEGRALVLVLDGVQDPHNLGACLRSAAAAGVTAVIIPKDKSVQVNATVRKTSAGAADSVAVIPVTNLARALRDLQQLGVWIYGLAGEADASLYSIDLRGNVALVLGGEADGLRRLTRDTCDQLVKIPMPGGDAAGGVESLNVSVAAGVTLFEAVRQRG; encoded by the coding sequence ATGAGCCAGAAACAATGGATCGCCGGCATCAACGCCGTCTCCGCCTCGATCGAACACGACGCGCAGAACGTGCGTGAGGTCCTCATCGAGGCCGGCGCCAAGAACCCGCGCCTGACCGAGATCGAGACCGCCGCGCGCCGCGCCGACATCGACGTGCGCCGGGTCGCGACCCAGGCGCTCGACGGCGTGGTCGGCAATCTGCGCCATCAGGGCGTGGTCGCGCGTTACGCCGCGGCCAAGACCTGGAACGAGAACGAACTCGAAGGCCTGATCCAGGCCGCCGAAGGCCGCGCGCTGGTGCTCGTGCTCGACGGCGTGCAGGACCCGCACAACCTCGGCGCTTGCCTGCGCAGCGCCGCTGCGGCCGGCGTGACCGCGGTGATCATCCCGAAGGACAAGTCGGTGCAGGTCAACGCGACCGTGCGCAAGACCTCGGCCGGCGCCGCCGACAGCGTGGCGGTGATCCCGGTGACCAACCTGGCGCGTGCGTTGCGCGACCTGCAGCAACTCGGCGTGTGGATCTACGGTCTGGCTGGCGAAGCCGATGCTTCGTTGTACTCGATCGATCTGCGCGGCAACGTCGCCCTGGTGCTCGGCGGCGAAGCCGATGGCTTGCGCCGTCTGACCCGCGATACCTGCGACCAGTTGGTCAAGATCCCGATGCCGGGCGGCGATGCCGCGGGCGGTGTGGAAAGCCTCAATGTCTCGGTGGCCGCCGGCGTGACCTTGTTCGAGGCGGTGCGCCAGCGCGGTTGA
- the rnr gene encoding ribonuclease R — protein MTKKTKSNKTGPTGGKTPSRKTPGGAAQSAGPRSRKTAAPRPAWLPENLQHGPPKGPHAKSASGPARTPAYHDPYADREASRYAQPIASRELILQTLVAADGPMRAEALAERLQLTEPDRVDALGKRLGAMLRDGQLIQNRKGEFAPAAQMDLIPGVVIANPDGFGFLRPEAGGDDLFLPPFEMRKAMHGDRVLVSVTGVDRRGRREGAIVEVLERRINRLIGRFTVESGISYVVPDDRRIQRNVQIPPDARMDAQNGQLVVCELLQAPDPKRPPIGRVLAVLGDKLTASLAVQAAIHGHEIPDVFPQETLDEAAAVPLTVEASVAAQRVDLRAMPLVTIDGEDAKDFDDAVYCESNRDGFRLVVAIADVSHYVRPGTPLDDEAQKRATSVYFPGFVVPMLPETLSNGICSLNPKVDRLCFVCDMQIGRDGEVTQSKFYEAVMNSHARLTYTQVWNAVGDVPEEAQSEAREQIGSLLPHIERLHQLFQVLLKARQKRGAIEFESSEVRFVLGKSGEVVQAGMLQRNDAHKLIEECMIAANVEAAKFLIAQQVPAPFRIHDRPPEQKYADLQEFLKEFALRMPAWKQVEPRDFTQLLKKIRERPDAALIESVLLRSQSLAVYAPENVGHFGLALTAYAHFTSPIRRYPDLLVHRAIKHALGGAQPATFVYSPRQMTALALQCSERERRADEAEREVDERYRAAWMEQHVGGEFEGTISGVTSFGLFIELDESKVNGLVHVTQLPHDYYHFDPIRKTLKGERTAREFRLGDRVSIVVLKASVEDRKIDFRLVEERGAKPLPPRGQPAKRTKQKY, from the coding sequence ATGACAAAAAAGACGAAAAGCAACAAGACCGGTCCGACCGGTGGCAAAACCCCCTCCCGCAAGACCCCTGGCGGCGCCGCTCAGAGCGCCGGCCCCCGCAGCCGCAAGACCGCCGCGCCTCGCCCGGCCTGGCTGCCCGAGAATCTCCAGCACGGCCCGCCCAAAGGCCCGCACGCCAAGAGCGCCTCCGGTCCGGCCCGTACTCCGGCCTACCACGATCCCTACGCCGACCGCGAAGCCTCGCGCTATGCGCAGCCGATCGCCAGTCGCGAACTGATCCTGCAGACCCTGGTCGCTGCCGACGGGCCGATGCGCGCCGAAGCGCTGGCCGAACGCCTGCAACTGACCGAGCCCGATCGCGTCGATGCGCTCGGCAAGCGCCTGGGCGCGATGCTGCGCGACGGCCAGTTGATCCAGAACCGCAAGGGCGAGTTCGCCCCGGCGGCGCAGATGGACCTGATTCCCGGCGTGGTGATCGCCAATCCCGACGGCTTCGGCTTCCTGCGTCCGGAGGCCGGCGGCGACGACCTGTTCCTGCCGCCGTTCGAGATGCGCAAGGCCATGCACGGCGACCGCGTGCTGGTCAGCGTCACCGGCGTCGACCGTCGCGGCCGCCGCGAAGGCGCGATCGTCGAAGTGCTCGAACGCCGCATCAATCGCCTGATCGGCCGCTTCACGGTCGAGTCGGGCATCAGCTACGTCGTGCCCGACGACCGCCGCATCCAGCGCAACGTGCAGATTCCGCCGGACGCGCGCATGGATGCGCAGAACGGCCAGCTCGTCGTGTGCGAACTGCTGCAGGCGCCGGACCCGAAGCGCCCGCCGATCGGCCGCGTGCTGGCGGTGCTCGGCGACAAGCTCACCGCCTCGCTGGCGGTGCAGGCGGCGATCCACGGCCACGAGATTCCCGACGTGTTCCCGCAGGAAACCCTCGACGAAGCCGCGGCGGTGCCGCTGACCGTCGAGGCCTCCGTCGCCGCGCAGCGCGTCGACCTGCGCGCAATGCCGCTGGTCACCATCGACGGCGAGGACGCCAAGGACTTCGACGACGCGGTGTATTGCGAGAGCAATCGCGACGGCTTCCGTCTCGTGGTGGCCATCGCCGACGTCTCGCATTACGTGCGTCCCGGCACCCCGCTCGACGACGAAGCGCAGAAGCGCGCGACCTCGGTGTATTTCCCCGGTTTCGTCGTGCCGATGCTGCCCGAGACCCTGTCGAACGGCATCTGCTCGCTCAATCCCAAGGTCGATCGTCTGTGCTTCGTCTGCGACATGCAGATCGGCCGCGACGGCGAAGTGACCCAGTCGAAGTTCTACGAAGCGGTGATGAACTCGCATGCGCGCCTGACCTATACCCAGGTCTGGAATGCGGTCGGCGACGTCCCCGAGGAAGCACAGAGCGAAGCGCGCGAGCAGATCGGCTCGCTGCTGCCGCATATCGAGCGTCTGCACCAGTTGTTCCAGGTGCTGCTGAAAGCGCGGCAGAAGCGCGGCGCTATCGAGTTCGAATCCAGCGAAGTGCGTTTCGTCCTCGGCAAGAGCGGCGAAGTGGTGCAGGCCGGCATGCTTCAGCGCAACGACGCGCACAAGCTGATCGAGGAATGCATGATCGCGGCCAATGTCGAGGCGGCGAAATTCCTGATCGCGCAGCAGGTGCCGGCGCCGTTCCGCATCCACGACCGTCCGCCGGAACAGAAATACGCCGACCTGCAGGAGTTCCTCAAGGAATTCGCCCTGCGCATGCCGGCCTGGAAGCAGGTCGAGCCGCGCGATTTCACCCAGTTGCTGAAGAAGATCCGCGAACGCCCCGATGCGGCCTTGATCGAATCGGTGTTGTTGCGCAGCCAGAGCCTGGCGGTGTATGCGCCGGAGAATGTCGGCCACTTCGGCCTGGCGTTGACGGCCTATGCCCACTTCACCTCGCCGATCCGCCGTTATCCGGACCTGCTGGTGCATCGCGCGATCAAGCACGCGCTCGGCGGTGCGCAGCCGGCGACCTTCGTGTATTCGCCGCGGCAGATGACCGCGCTGGCGCTGCAATGCTCCGAACGCGAGCGCCGTGCCGACGAGGCCGAGCGCGAGGTCGACGAGCGTTACCGCGCCGCATGGATGGAGCAGCACGTCGGCGGCGAGTTCGAAGGTACGATCAGCGGCGTGACCAGCTTCGGCTTGTTCATCGAACTCGACGAATCCAAGGTCAACGGCCTGGTTCACGTGACCCAGCTGCCGCACGACTACTACCACTTCGATCCGATCCGCAAAACCCTGAAAGGCGAACGTACCGCGCGCGAGTTCCGCCTCGGCGACCGGGTCAGCATCGTCGTGCTCAAGGCCAGCGTCGAAGACCGCAAGATCGACTTCCGCCTGGTCGAGGAGCGTGGCGCCAAACCGCTGCCGCCGCGCGGACAGCCGGCGAAGCGGACCAAGCAGAAGTACTGA
- a CDS encoding trypsin-like serine peptidase produces the protein MIRKNALCLALVAGLSSFSMHAATRTNAAEMDSAPVTEAPSAGAMGGADFAVAAKASTPRLFSLGRPTSLDVSALKDRRVRQDKNGEPLEIGFARDIARSTVDLNTLAWQPLADGSRAARFEVSSSGAVALRAGLSLRGAGATSATLHFAGNDGRIFEQRGADFAGNALGWSPVVAGDTVVVELILPKGVRTNALSLKIPQLSHLDISPVASEREFQAKIGESDYCEKDIVCRTSPPSGYLSATKSVARMTFTSGGGTYLCTGTLLNNNHSPKKRLFWTAAHCIGNQTVANSLQTYWFYNVTTCNGSTVNPAYTTLSGGAYLRHANTTRDTALLELKTAPPSGAVYAGWSSAAIGATGTAIEGIHHPAGDVKKYSLGSVTGLSTSIDGKSPLYRVVWNTGVTEGGSSGSGLFTVTGTGGYQLRGGLYGGYSYCSAPRDPDYYSRFSDIYSSVSSYFNP, from the coding sequence ATGATCCGCAAGAACGCGCTTTGCCTGGCGCTCGTCGCCGGGCTGTCCAGTTTCTCGATGCATGCCGCCACCCGCACCAACGCCGCCGAAATGGATTCGGCGCCGGTCACCGAAGCGCCCTCGGCCGGCGCGATGGGCGGCGCCGACTTCGCCGTTGCCGCCAAGGCCTCGACGCCGCGCTTGTTCAGCCTGGGCCGGCCGACCAGCCTGGACGTTTCGGCGCTCAAAGACCGTCGCGTCCGTCAGGACAAGAACGGCGAACCGCTCGAAATAGGTTTTGCCCGCGACATCGCCCGCAGCACGGTCGATCTGAACACCCTCGCCTGGCAGCCGCTCGCCGACGGCTCGCGCGCCGCGCGCTTCGAGGTCTCCTCCAGCGGCGCGGTCGCGCTGCGTGCCGGCCTGTCGCTGCGCGGCGCCGGTGCGACCTCGGCGACCCTGCATTTCGCCGGCAACGACGGCCGTATCTTCGAGCAACGCGGCGCCGACTTCGCCGGCAACGCGCTGGGTTGGTCGCCGGTGGTCGCGGGCGATACCGTCGTGGTCGAACTGATCCTGCCCAAGGGCGTGCGCACCAATGCCCTGAGCCTGAAGATCCCGCAGCTCTCGCACTTGGACATCAGCCCGGTCGCGAGCGAGCGCGAGTTCCAGGCCAAGATCGGCGAAAGCGACTACTGCGAAAAGGACATCGTCTGCCGCACCAGTCCGCCGTCGGGCTACCTCTCCGCCACCAAGTCGGTCGCGCGCATGACCTTCACCAGCGGCGGCGGCACTTACCTGTGCACCGGCACCCTGCTCAACAACAACCACTCGCCTAAGAAGCGCCTGTTCTGGACCGCGGCGCATTGCATCGGCAACCAGACCGTCGCCAACTCGCTGCAGACCTACTGGTTCTATAACGTCACCACCTGCAACGGCTCGACCGTCAACCCGGCCTATACCACGCTCAGCGGCGGCGCTTACCTGCGCCACGCCAACACCACCCGCGACACCGCCCTGCTCGAACTCAAGACCGCACCGCCGTCGGGCGCGGTCTATGCCGGCTGGTCGAGTGCGGCGATCGGCGCCACCGGCACCGCGATCGAAGGCATCCATCACCCGGCCGGCGACGTCAAGAAGTACTCGCTGGGTTCGGTGACCGGGCTGTCGACCTCGATCGACGGCAAGTCGCCGCTGTACCGCGTGGTCTGGAACACCGGCGTCACCGAGGGCGGCTCATCGGGCTCGGGTCTGTTCACCGTGACCGGCACCGGCGGCTACCAGCTGCGTGGCGGCCTGTACGGCGGTTATTCCTACTGCAGCGCGCCGCGCGACCCGGATTACTACTCGCGTTTCTCGGACATCTATTCGAGCGTGTCGAGCTATTTCAATCCCTGA
- a CDS encoding MBL fold metallo-hydrolase codes for MSAACLSLALAACGRHESAPAESSSAPTAAVPPTPAEAAAAPLKTEVYNPGKQGIFEVSSVLLTGARDAVLIDAQFAAADARKLVDLVKASGKRLTTIYISHGDPDFYFGLDTLQDAFPEAKIVATPQTVEHIRSTQEGKFAYWGPKLGANAPKRIVVPQALAGDRIDLEGQSLQIVGLDGATPDRSYVWIPSIRTVAGGVPVVAGEHLFMADTQTPQSHQAWLATLKRIEELKPDVVIPGHFAEGAAQNVEAVRFSAGYIRAFDEEAAKAADSKALIAAMKKRYPDLGGDLSLEISAKVAKGEMPWH; via the coding sequence ATCTCGGCGGCTTGCCTGAGCCTGGCGCTGGCCGCCTGCGGCCGCCACGAATCCGCGCCGGCCGAGTCGTCGTCGGCGCCCACGGCGGCGGTCCCGCCGACGCCGGCCGAGGCGGCAGCGGCTCCGCTCAAGACCGAGGTCTATAACCCGGGCAAGCAGGGCATCTTCGAGGTCAGCTCGGTGTTGCTGACCGGCGCGCGCGACGCGGTGCTGATCGACGCTCAGTTCGCCGCCGCCGATGCGCGCAAGCTGGTCGACCTGGTCAAGGCCTCGGGCAAGCGCCTGACCACGATCTACATCAGCCACGGCGATCCGGATTTCTATTTCGGCTTGGACACGCTGCAGGACGCCTTCCCCGAGGCGAAGATCGTCGCCACGCCGCAGACGGTCGAACACATCCGCAGCACCCAGGAGGGCAAATTCGCCTATTGGGGGCCGAAGCTCGGCGCGAATGCGCCCAAGCGCATCGTCGTGCCGCAGGCGCTCGCAGGCGATCGCATCGACTTGGAGGGGCAGTCGCTGCAGATCGTCGGCCTCGACGGCGCTACGCCGGATCGCAGTTATGTCTGGATTCCGTCGATCCGCACCGTCGCCGGCGGCGTGCCGGTGGTCGCGGGCGAACATCTGTTCATGGCCGACACCCAGACCCCGCAGTCGCACCAAGCCTGGCTGGCCACGCTCAAGCGCATCGAGGAGCTCAAGCCCGATGTGGTGATCCCGGGGCATTTCGCCGAAGGTGCGGCGCAGAACGTGGAAGCGGTGCGTTTCAGCGCCGGCTACATCCGCGCCTTCGACGAAGAAGCCGCGAAGGCGGCCGACTCGAAGGCCCTGATCGCGGCGATGAAGAAGCGCTATCCCGACCTGGGCGGCGACCTGTCGCTGGAGATCAGCGCGAAGGTCGCCAAGGGCGAGATGCCTTGGCATTGA
- a CDS encoding LysR family transcriptional regulator codes for MDRMTAIAVFVEIAERGSLTAAAEALDMSRAMVTRYLAELERWLGVRVLHRTTRRIGLTGAGETALARFRQMLEIGDDLRLALAADDAEPHGQIRITASMSFGASHLAAAVADYLARHPHTRIDMVLGERAVNLVEERIDLAIRIARELDPNLIARRLSVCRSVLCASPAYLAQRGRPQRIEDLAAHNCLTHHYVGRSLWEFRHRGEPCSVAVGGNLSANEASVLLAAARAGAGIAPLPTYQALDRVRAGELEIVLPDYELPPMGIHGVYASRRQMPALVRSFLDFLVERFGDEPYWDHA; via the coding sequence ATGGACCGGATGACCGCCATTGCCGTCTTCGTCGAGATCGCCGAACGCGGCAGCCTGACCGCCGCGGCCGAGGCCCTGGACATGTCGCGGGCCATGGTCACGCGCTATCTGGCCGAGCTGGAACGTTGGCTGGGTGTGCGCGTGCTGCACCGGACCACGCGGCGGATCGGCCTGACCGGCGCCGGCGAGACCGCCCTGGCCCGCTTCCGCCAGATGCTCGAGATCGGCGACGACCTGCGCCTCGCCCTGGCCGCCGACGATGCCGAACCGCACGGGCAGATCCGCATCACCGCCTCGATGTCGTTCGGCGCGAGTCATCTTGCCGCCGCGGTCGCCGACTACCTCGCACGCCATCCGCACACGCGCATCGACATGGTGCTGGGCGAGCGCGCGGTCAATCTGGTCGAGGAGCGCATCGACCTGGCGATCCGCATCGCGCGCGAACTCGACCCCAACCTGATCGCACGCCGGCTCAGCGTCTGCCGCTCGGTGCTGTGCGCCTCACCGGCGTATCTGGCCCAACGCGGGCGGCCGCAGCGCATCGAGGACCTCGCCGCGCACAACTGCCTGACCCATCACTACGTCGGCCGCAGCCTGTGGGAGTTCCGCCATCGCGGCGAACCGTGCAGCGTCGCGGTCGGCGGCAACCTCAGCGCCAACGAAGCCAGCGTGCTGCTCGCCGCGGCCCGCGCCGGCGCCGGCATCGCCCCGCTGCCGACCTACCAAGCCCTGGACCGGGTGCGCGCCGGCGAGCTCGAAATCGTCCTGCCGGACTACGAACTGCCGCCTATGGGCATCCACGGCGTCTACGCATCGCGTCGGCAGATGCCGGCGCTGGTCCGCAGCTTCCTGGACTTCCTGGTCGAACGTTTCGGCGACGAGCCCTACTGGGACCACGCCTGA
- a CDS encoding CGNR zinc finger domain-containing protein produces MRLEHHAFQPADLVGGDPALDLVNTVTARDSEPRDWLDDYAALLRWARQVSCFSRTDLNALEALQGEAPAKAAAALARCKSLREALCNALYALANGKAPGSADLDVIDQARLAASKAARLVSRRSRLQTEWSPQRSGLDLIAHVITAYAIELLKDARLDRLRVCDGHDCGWVFVDTSKNGRRRWCDMATCGNVAKARRFQQRVRDGD; encoded by the coding sequence ATGCGCCTCGAACATCACGCTTTCCAGCCCGCCGATCTGGTCGGCGGCGATCCGGCCCTGGATCTGGTCAATACCGTCACCGCGCGCGACAGCGAGCCGCGCGACTGGCTCGACGACTACGCCGCCTTGCTGCGTTGGGCGCGGCAGGTCTCGTGTTTCTCGCGCACCGACCTCAATGCACTCGAAGCGCTGCAAGGCGAGGCACCGGCCAAGGCCGCTGCCGCGTTGGCGCGTTGCAAGTCCCTGCGCGAAGCCTTGTGCAACGCGCTGTATGCCCTCGCCAACGGCAAGGCGCCCGGCAGCGCCGATCTCGACGTCATCGACCAGGCCCGCCTGGCCGCATCGAAAGCCGCGCGCCTGGTGTCGCGGCGCTCGCGCCTGCAGACGGAGTGGTCGCCGCAACGCTCCGGGCTCGACCTGATCGCCCACGTGATCACCGCCTATGCCATCGAGCTGCTCAAAGACGCCCGCCTCGACCGCCTGCGCGTCTGCGACGGCCACGATTGCGGCTGGGTGTTCGTCGACACCTCCAAGAACGGCCGGCGCCGCTGGTGCGACATGGCGACCTGCGGCAACGTCGCCAAGGCGCGGCGCTTTCAGCAGCGCGTACGCGACGGCGATTGA
- a CDS encoding PD40 domain-containing protein, whose product MAMHRPSSVSPLLGSLVPGLLLIAGCADAGAPNPTGTAMRWTPPAIASDQYESSPTFSPDGRELYFMRSDRQFGNWRILHSRCGRDGWSTPQTPSFAAASGADADPFLSADGRRLYFVSTRHDPAGEDLDIYYVERGADGAWGTAQRLPEPVNSKASELLPRATADGRLYFGSSRAGGHGKNDLYLATPQADGGWRAHNLGAPLSTAADEYEADIARDGRSLVAVIDRGGRSHLYRFERGEDGWRESGRIAARGDVFQVGPLLSPRGDRLLFAQADGERSGELFLIDLVARPDLSWPPRCPPAQATR is encoded by the coding sequence ATGGCCATGCACCGACCGTCGTCCGTTTCGCCGCTATTGGGTTCGCTCGTGCCCGGGCTGCTGTTGATCGCCGGCTGCGCCGATGCGGGCGCGCCGAACCCAACCGGCACAGCAATGCGCTGGACGCCGCCGGCCATCGCCAGCGACCAATACGAATCCTCGCCGACTTTCTCGCCCGACGGCCGCGAGCTGTACTTCATGCGCAGCGATCGCCAGTTCGGCAATTGGCGGATCCTGCATTCGCGTTGCGGCCGCGACGGTTGGTCGACGCCGCAAACGCCCTCGTTCGCCGCCGCATCCGGCGCCGATGCCGATCCTTTCCTGAGCGCCGACGGTCGGCGCCTGTACTTCGTCTCGACCCGCCACGATCCCGCCGGCGAAGATCTCGATATCTACTACGTCGAGCGCGGCGCCGACGGCGCCTGGGGCACTGCGCAGCGCCTGCCGGAGCCGGTCAATTCCAAGGCCTCGGAACTGCTGCCGCGCGCCACCGCCGACGGCCGGCTTTATTTCGGCTCCAGCCGCGCCGGCGGGCACGGCAAGAACGACCTCTACCTCGCCACGCCGCAGGCCGACGGCGGCTGGCGCGCGCACAACCTCGGCGCACCGCTGAGCACGGCCGCCGACGAATACGAAGCCGACATCGCCCGCGACGGCCGCAGCCTGGTCGCGGTGATCGATCGCGGCGGCCGCTCGCATCTGTACCGATTCGAGCGAGGCGAAGACGGTTGGCGCGAAAGCGGACGCATCGCCGCGCGCGGCGATGTGTTCCAGGTCGGCCCGCTGCTGTCGCCGCGCGGCGACCGCCTGCTGTTCGCCCAGGCCGACGGCGAACGCTCGGGCGAGTTGTTCCTGATCGATCTGGTCGCCAGGCCCGACCTGAGTTGGCCGCCGCGGTGTCCGCCGGCCCAGGCGACTCGTTGA
- a CDS encoding monovalent cation:proton antiporter-2 (CPA2) family protein has product MAVEAQGSELVKVVVLLAAGVIAVPIFKRIGLGSVLGYLAAGLAIGPFGLGFFADSQAILHVAELGVVMFLFLIGLEMRPSHLWSLRREIFGLGTAQILLCSAAMTGVGLLFGFPPVVAFIGAMGFVLTSTAIVMQILGERGDLALPRGQRIVSILLFEDLLIVPLLALVALMAPAELAGDGVARSRWLDIGIALASLAALLAAGIWLLNPLFRVLAAAKAREVMTAAALLVVLGAALLMQVGGLSMAMGAFLAGVLLSESTFRHQLEADVEPFRGILLGLFFLSVGMSLDLTVVAANWPLIVGGVVALMIVKAVCIYIVARLLKACHTEALDRAVLMAQGGEFAFVLFSAAASARLIDATVGANLTAIVVLSMALTPIAIIALRRLAPKTALSLEGIDEPNGLGGSVLLIGFGRFGQVVCQSLLARGVEVSIIDTDVEMIQSAQTFGFKVYYGDGTRLDVLHASGADTAQLIAICIDDRAAATVTAQLIRHEFPQARLLARSFDREHALELVHAGVDLQVRETFESAMHFGEAALVELGVPQDEAAEVVAEIRHRDAERFELELVGGVGAGVSLLYGNMQQTPLITPKPRAGAKAIEPAVEDAAGSA; this is encoded by the coding sequence ATGGCAGTCGAAGCGCAGGGCAGCGAACTGGTCAAGGTGGTGGTGCTGCTGGCGGCGGGCGTGATCGCGGTGCCGATCTTCAAGCGCATCGGCCTGGGCTCGGTGCTCGGCTATCTGGCCGCGGGCCTGGCGATCGGTCCGTTCGGGCTCGGTTTCTTCGCCGACTCGCAGGCGATCCTGCACGTCGCCGAACTCGGCGTGGTGATGTTCCTGTTCCTGATCGGCCTGGAGATGCGGCCTTCGCACCTGTGGAGCCTGCGCCGCGAGATCTTCGGCCTGGGCACCGCGCAGATCCTGCTGTGTTCGGCGGCGATGACCGGGGTCGGCCTGTTGTTCGGCTTCCCGCCGGTGGTCGCCTTCATCGGCGCGATGGGCTTCGTGCTGACCTCGACCGCGATCGTCATGCAGATCCTCGGCGAACGCGGCGACCTGGCCTTGCCGCGCGGGCAGCGCATCGTCTCGATCCTGTTGTTCGAGGACCTGCTGATCGTGCCGCTGCTGGCCCTGGTAGCCCTGATGGCGCCGGCCGAACTCGCTGGCGACGGCGTCGCGCGTTCGCGCTGGCTCGACATCGGCATCGCCCTGGCCTCGCTGGCGGCGCTGCTGGCGGCCGGCATCTGGTTGTTGAACCCGTTGTTCCGCGTGCTCGCCGCGGCCAAGGCGCGCGAGGTCATGACCGCGGCGGCCTTGCTGGTGGTGCTCGGCGCGGCGCTGTTGATGCAGGTCGGCGGCCTGTCGATGGCGATGGGGGCATTCCTGGCCGGCGTGCTGTTGTCGGAATCCACCTTCCGCCACCAGCTCGAGGCCGATGTCGAACCCTTCCGCGGCATCCTGCTGGGCCTGTTCTTCCTCAGCGTCGGCATGTCGCTGGACCTGACCGTGGTCGCGGCGAACTGGCCGCTGATCGTCGGCGGCGTGGTCGCACTGATGATCGTCAAGGCGGTGTGCATCTACATCGTCGCGCGGCTGCTCAAGGCCTGCCACACCGAAGCCCTGGACCGCGCGGTGCTGATGGCGCAGGGCGGCGAATTCGCCTTCGTGCTGTTCTCCGCCGCGGCCAGTGCCCGCCTGATCGACGCCACCGTCGGCGCCAACCTGACCGCGATCGTGGTGCTGTCGATGGCGTTGACGCCGATCGCGATCATCGCCTTGCGCCGGCTGGCGCCGAAGACCGCGCTGTCGCTGGAAGGCATCGACGAGCCCAACGGCCTCGGCGGCAGCGTGCTGCTGATCGGCTTCGGCCGCTTCGGCCAAGTGGTCTGCCAATCCCTACTCGCGCGCGGCGTCGAAGTCTCGATCATCGACACCGACGTGGAGATGATCCAGAGCGCGCAGACCTTCGGCTTCAAGGTCTATTACGGCGACGGCACCCGTCTCGACGTGCTGCACGCCTCGGGCGCGGACACCGCCCAGTTGATCGCGATCTGCATCGACGACCGCGCCGCGGCGACGGTCACCGCCCAGTTGATCCGCCACGAGTTTCCGCAGGCGCGGCTGCTGGCGCGCAGCTTCGATCGCGAGCACGCACTGGAGCTGGTGCATGCCGGCGTCGATCTGCAGGTACGCGAGACCTTCGAGTCGGCGATGCACTTCGGCGAAGCAGCCCTGGTCGAACTCGGCGTGCCCCAGGACGAGGCGGCCGAAGTCGTGGCCGAAATCCGCCACCGCGACGCCGAGCGTTTCGAGTTGGAGCTGGTCGGCGGCGTCGGCGCAGGAGTATCGCTGCTGTACGGCAACATGCAGCAGACTCCGTTGATCACGCCGAAGCCGCGCGCCGGTGCGAAAGCGATCGAGCCGGCGGTCGAAGACGCGGCGGGCAGCGCCTAG